Below is a window of Candidatus Krumholzibacteriia bacterium DNA.
CGCCGAACACTCCATGCCGGCCAGGTCGACGTGCTGGGCGTGGGAGAAACGCACCCCCTCGGGCTGCTCGAGGCTCGAGGGCCAGGGGTCGTCGAGCGCGAGCAGTTCTTCGAGATCACGATCGATCCCGGGGAAGTCCATGTGGCAAGCCGTGCAGTCGTCCACGGTCGGCAGGGAGATCGCCCGCACGTTGCTCGTGCGATGGCAGTCGTCGCAGGTCATTCCGACGGCCTCGCCGGTGTGGACGGCGTGGGAGAAGGGAACGGCCGGCACTCGTTCCTCGAAGACGAGCGCCGCGTAGCCCCACCAACCGAGCGCCAGACCGGTGGCGATGCCGACGACCCAGGGAAGAGATCCACCCAAACGCTTCACGACTGCACCTCCTGGATCCTCCAACGCAGGAACTCGTGTTCGAGACGGGCCTGTTCGACGGGTGCCAGGCGCCCGAGCAGACCGGGAGCGCTGCGCCCTCCGTCGGCCGCGGCCAGCGATCCCGGGAAGCCGGCCACGTGCGGGTCGTCGTCGGCGTGCTCGCGCGCGAACTCCTCGAGGCGACGGCGTTCGGAGGCCATCCAGGCCGGTGCGGCGTCTCCCGCCACGAACCCCTTCGTGGCCGACAGGCGCTCGCGCGGTTGCAGGCTGCGCACCTCGAACAACCATCCCGCGCCGTAGGGATCCCGGAGCACCGATGCCGGTTCACGGCGGGCGTGCACATTGCGGCCGAGGATCTCGACGCGGATCGGGAGTTCGAGTTCGACGTGGACGTCGCCCCCCGCGAGGACCACGTGCGGCCGGTCGATCCCCGGCCGCGAGACGAAGTGCACCACGTCGAGACGGGGGAGCACGAAGCGCAACAGGTCGTCGACGCCGAGCACGCAGGTTCCCAGTTCGCTCTCGTCGACCCACCAGTGGTTCGGGCTGTACGAGCGATCGGTGGCCACGACGAGATCCTCGACCTCGACCGCGACGTCCCGCAGACGGGCCGCGGGCGACTCCCGCGCGAGGAAGAGAGGACAATAGCGGTAGCCGTCACTCTGACAGCGTGAGAGCAGACCCTGGACATAAGGCACGTACTCCCGCCGGGCGGCGGCGTCGCAGGCAAGGACACGTCGCTCGTGCAGCCTCGTGCAGCGGCCACGCGCGTCGCGCTCCACGTGGTCGATGTCCCCGCTGCGAACGAAGGGACACGGGCGTTCCGAGGGTCCCGCGCACGGACACGAGGAATCGACCGCGTCGGGGGCGACCGGAAGCATGTGCGTGGGTTCCACGTCGCAGAAGAGCGCGGTGGCCTCGCGCAGGAACGGACAACGCATGGCGGACCTCCCGTCGAGAGATCACGACCCCCGACGGACTCAGGTGTCGCGTTCCTGCTTCGAGTGCTCCGGCTCGTCGCCGTTCGTCGAGCGATCGACCGGCTCACCACCGTCGGCCATGCTCGGCCCGAGCATCGGGTCGTAGTGGGCATGGGGATCGAGATCGCGGACCACGTGGATGGACCGCTGCCGCCAGCGCACCGACAGGTCCTGCCACACACCCCAGCCGATGGCGGCGATGCAGACGAAGCAGAAGACGCCGAGGGCTGCGTTCGTCACGTCGAGCCAGAAGGCATCGGGATTGGAGGGATCGAACAACATGGCGACCTTCCTTTCGCGAAGGACGGTTGGTGGTCGGACGCCCGAAGGGCGCTTCCGTCCACCCGCCACGGCATCAGCTGTGCCCAAGTTCACAGAAATCTGTAAGTGGTTTCATCGCAGTTCGTTGCATAGTCCCGAGATCCCGAGGCGGCCCTCGGGGCACCGGATCCGTGTGGGGATGTCCGACATGCGTGTCGGGAAGGCCGACACGGGCGGATCGGGGTGCCGGTGCCGACTCAGGTCGCCGTGGCGATTCCCGTCCGGATCCGCGACAATGACGACTCCACCGCTTCCGAGGGTCGAAGGCACCATGACCGACGCGCACTCCTATCCCGTGGCCCGCCTCGGGTTCGTCGGCGGCGGCCAACTGGCCCGCATGATGATCCCGGCCGCCAAACGCCTGGGCTGCACCTGCCTGGTTCTCGACCCCACGCCCGACGCCCCTGCCGGTCAGATGGCCGATCGCCAGATCGTGGGGAACTTCCACGACCCCTCGCGCCTGGCCGAACTGGCCGCGGCCAGCGACGTGCTCACCTTCGACCTCGAGGACATCGACGCCGAAGCGCTGATCGAACTCGAGACGCGTGGAACCCGTATCGTCCCCGCGCCCGACCTGTTGCGCTCGATCCAGGACAAGCTGCACCAGAAACGGCGACTGCACGACGCGGGCATCCCGACCGCCGCATTCGAGGCCGTGGACGCCGCGACGCCCGAACAGTTCGAACGCTTCGGATACCCGCTGGTGCAGAAGGCCCGACGCGGTGGCTACGACGGCCGCGGTGTGGTCGTCATGCGAGACGC
It encodes the following:
- a CDS encoding cytochrome c3 family protein; its protein translation is MKRLGGSLPWVVGIATGLALGWWGYAALVFEERVPAVPFSHAVHTGEAVGMTCDDCHRTSNVRAISLPTVDDCTACHMDFPGIDRDLEELLALDDPWPSSLEQPEGVRFSHAQHVDLAGMECSACHGDHGSATSARSVAVNRISGYPRALWGRDGVGPVEGAHAMEMSDCVDCHDQRGVVQSCLDCHR